A genomic window from Dermacentor silvarum isolate Dsil-2018 chromosome 9, BIME_Dsil_1.4, whole genome shotgun sequence includes:
- the LOC125939786 gene encoding uncharacterized protein LOC125939786, producing MDLEKHISSWLPHLDNEVMQLTVQKLLDCGVQSLEHLKYVVEADLMFLNVVSRRILLEKFQTAASPAVQVSIPKGSEASVSLLGQAFDIPWDAFPPELVKACQEGRRPLKSDLNEMVRTLSDRVLACHQKPGRKVLRAIASEIVSKFPRTFEDTLNGTVIATGLETLLWKLENCIITREGAVLSV from the coding sequence ATGGACTTGGAAAAGCATATTTCCAGCTGGCTGCCACACTTGGACAATGAAGTGATGCAACTTACTGTACAGAAACTGCTGGACTGTGGTGTTCAGTCGCTTGAGCACCTCAAGTATGTAGTGGAAGCCGACCTAATGTTCCTGAATGTGGTCAGTAGACGCATCCTGCTCGAAAAGTTCCAGACAGCTGCCTCACCAGCCGTGCAAGTGTCCATACCAAAAGGAAGTGAAGCTTCTGTGAGCCTGTTGGGCCAGGCTTTTGATATTCCATGGGACGCATTTCCACCCGAACTCGTAAAAGCATGTCAAGAGGGCAGGCGTCCACTGAAAAGTGATCTGAATGAAATGGTTAGGACACTAAGTGACAGGGTGCTTGCCTGCCATCAGAAGCCTGGGCGCAAAGTGCTGCGAGCCATTGCGAGTGAAATCGTCAGCAAGTTTCCAAGAACTTTTGAGGACACCCTCAACGGCACCGTCATTGCTACAGGATTAGAAACGCTTCTATGGAAGCTGGAGAATTGCATTATAACAAGAGAAGGCGCAGTTCTGAGTGTTTGA